The following are encoded together in the Lathyrus oleraceus cultivar Zhongwan6 chromosome 3, CAAS_Psat_ZW6_1.0, whole genome shotgun sequence genome:
- the LOC127125772 gene encoding dual specificity phosphatase Cdc25 gives MARSISYVTGSQLVSLKRLPTIAVVDVRDDERTHDGHISGSLHYASDGFDRNISKLLHDVKGKDTLVFHCALSQVRGPSCARKLVNYLEENKEDVGIKNIMVLERGFNGWEASGRPVCRCNNVPCKEHENA, from the exons ATGGCTCGTAGTATCTCCTATGTCACTGGCTCGCAGCTTGTCTCTCTCAAACGCCTTCCAACCATCGCCGTCGTCGATGTCAGAGACGACGAGAGGACTCACGACGGTCACATATCCGGTTCTCTTCATTACGCTAGCGACGGTTTCGACCGAAACATCTCGAAGCTTCTTCACGATGTTAAAGGCAAAGACACGCTCGTCTTTCACTGCGCTCTAAGTCAG GTTCGAGGCCCAAGTTGTGCAAGGAAGCTTGTCAATTATCTTGAAGAGAACAAGGAAGATGTTGGGATAAAGAACATTATGGTGTTGGAACGTGGCTTCAATGGGTGGGAAGCTTCTGGTAGACCTGTTTGCCGCTGCAACAATGTTCCTTGTAAGGAGCATGAGAATGCTTGA